The DNA segment gcttattgggagccaacgattgatgcagatgttggactgcttattgggagccaacgtattgatgcagatgttggactgcttattgggagccaacgattgatgcagatggtggactgcttattgggagccaacgattgatgcagatgttggactgcttgttgggagccaacgattgatgcagatgttggactgcttattgggagccaacgtattgatgcagatggtggactgcttattgggagtcaacgtattgatgcagatggtggactgcttattgggagccaacgtattgatgcagatggtggactgcttattgggagccaacgattgatgcagatggtggactgcttattgggagccaacgtattgatgcagatgttggactgcttattgggagccaacgattgatgcagatggtggactgcttattgggagccaacgtattgatgcagatgttggactgcttattgggagtcaacgattgatgcagatgttggactgcttattgggagccaacgtattgatgcagatggtggactgcttattgggagccaacgattgatgcagatgttggactgcttattgggagccaacgattgatgcagatgttggactgcttattgggagccaacgtattgatgcagatgttggactgcttattgggagccaacgtattgatgcagatgttggactgcttattgggagccaacgtattgatgcagatggtggactgcttattgggagtcaacgattgatgcagatgttggactgcttattgggagccaacgtattgatgcagatggtggactgcttgattgggagccaacgattgatgcagatgttggactgcttattgggagccaacgattgatgcagatggtggactgcttattgggagccaacgattgatgcagatgttggactgcttattgggagccaacgtattgatgcagatggtggactgcttattgggagccaacgattgatgcagatgttggactgcttattgggagccaacgattgatgcagatggtggactgcttattgggagccaacgattgatgcagatggtggactgcttattgggagccaacgattgatgcagatggtggactgcttattgggagccaacgattgatgcagatgttggactgcttattgggagccaacgattgatgcagatggtggactgcttattgggagccaacgattgatgcagatggtggactgcttattgggagccaacgattgatgcagatggtggactgcttattgggagccaacgtattgatgcagatggtggactgcttattgggagccaacgtattgatgcagatgttggactgcttattgggagccaacgtattgatgcagatggtggactgcttattgggagccaacgtattgatgcagatgttggactgcttattgggagccaacgtattgatgcagatgttggactgcttattgggagccaacgcCCCCAAAGGCACTGGAACCGTGGACTGTCATTAACAGTCCAAGGTAATGGTCCATTTGCGGTAAAGTGGACAGTCATTAACCGTGGACAGTCATTAACCGTGGACAGTCATTAACCGTGGACAGTCATTAACCGTGGACGGTCATTAACAGTGGACATCATTAACAGTGGACGGTCATTAACCGTGGACAGTCATTAACAGTCCAAGGTAATGGTCCATTTGCGGTAAAGACTCTCCTTGGATGTGGGTGGTCAATGGTCCACTCAACGGGGGTAGATGGACGTGGCAGACCAGTGGTCAATGGTCCACCCAACGGGGGTAGATGGAAGTGGAAGACCAGTGGTCAATGGTCCACCTAACGGGGGTAGATGGACGTGGAAGACCAGTGGTCAATGGTCCACCCAACGGGGGTAGATGGAAGTGGAAGACCAGTGGTCAATGGTCCACCCAACGGGGGTAGATGGACGTGGAAGACCAGTGGTCAATGGTCCACCCAACGGGGGGTAGATGGACGTGGAAGACCAGTGGTCAATGGTCCACCCAACGGGGGGTAGATGGACGTGGAAGACCAGTGGTCAATGGTCCACCCAACGGGGGGTAGATGGACGTGGAAGACCAGTGGTCAATGGTCCACCCAACGGGGGGTAGATGGACGTGGAAGACCAGTGCATGACATGAAATTGTATCTGTATTGCAAACATTGAAGGTCTCCTTGTCAAGCAATACAATCAAGATTTTCCCAGAGCAGTGTCAACATGAAGCGAGTTATCTGTTTGAAGACCAACAGTTCCTCAAAGATCAGCGTCAGCCTCTGCTTCACTGAAGGATGGATACTACCACCTTCAACTGCCTTTTTTGGATGCAGAATGTGTCACAGAATCGCCACGTAGCAGAGCAGCGAGCCCTTAAGGAAAAGTTCAAGGACAAAGAGTTATTTTGAGGACTACAAAGGTTTTATGAATGAGGTGGTGCAGAAAGGTCACGCTGAAAAGGTACCAGGAAAAGCAGCTGTAGGGGCGAGTGTGGTACATTCCGCATCACGCTGTCTACCACAAAATAAAGACTATCCGTGTGGTTTCTGACCGTTACTGCTTCAGTCAAGGGCTTTCAACAACGAGCTCTGCAAGACCCAGACATatccaacacatttacattttagtcatttagcagacgctcttatccagagtgacttacaggagcaattagggttaagtgccttgctcaaggggcacatcgacagatttttcacctagtcggctcggggattagaacccagcgacctttcgggtactggcacaacgctcttacccactaagctacctgccgccccgcttGGTGTTCTTCTGAGGTTTTCGGCCGACACTGAGGGCATGCTCtatcaggtcagaggtcaggacGTTTGACttcctgcgtttcctgtggtgaTGTCATCAGGATGAAAGCCCATCTATTCTCTGCCGGTTCATCTCCCAGCGGTGCACTTAAAAGAAAACCGCTGAAGATTCCATTGGCAAGTACGACGAGAAGGCCCTCTACCGTTTTAGAAGGAGCTTTTTTATGTTGATTTGTTTGAAAATCCGTTCCCACAGAAAGTGAAGCCATCACCCTGGTCAGAGACCTCCGAGCTGCTCCGCTCAGAGGGAGGCTTCAGACTGACCAAGTGGATCAGTAACAGCTGTGCGGTCCTGGCTTCATTAACTGCAGAGGTGAAAGAGGTCGACCTGGACAGAGAAAACGTACCTGTGGAAAAAGGCTCTGGGAGTCCAGTGAGATGTGGAGGCTTTTCATTCAGAACAGTCATGAAGAACAGACCACACACTAGAAGAGGTCTACTGTTTGTTGTCTGCTCAGTGCACGACCCTCTAGGATTCCACCTTCCATCCTGACAATGGAGGAGAATCCTCCAGAGCAAATCCAAATGTGGTTGGGGATGAGGAAATGCCAGGTGTCTTTTGATCAACAGTGGAAGAAATGGCAGATCTCAACCAACTGACTGCTTTTCATGTCAACAGATGCATTCAAACCAAGTGACGTTGGGAAGGTGATCATCTGCACAGCTGCACCATTTCTGTGATGCCCAGTGAGGTAGGATATCGTGTTGTGAAACTATCTACTGCAAAGGAACACCCCAGACAATCCTCATGTCACTTTCATCACGGGCAGGGCGAGAGCAGTCCCGCAAAACCAAGTGGGCATCCCTCGAATAGAGCTTGCAGCAGCAGTTTTTTGCAGCACGTGTTGATACAATGTTAAAATCAGAGCTTCAGATTCAGCTGGGAAAAAAAAGAATTCTGGACTGCGAGCACATCTGTGTTGCGCAACAAAGGTTCCATACATTTGTGGCAAACAGGTTTGTCAAAGATGGCGGTATGTGAGCTCCAAAGTCAATCCAGCAGATGATGCGTCACATGACTGCAGAAATCTTTCCTGAAATCCAAGAGGTGGATTCAAGGTCCAGACTTCCTGTTGAGGGCGGAGTCTCAGTGGCCAGAGCCCCATCCCTTCTGATGACCCTGAGGTCACGAAGGTCATGAGCCCACCAATCAGCTGATTAGAACACGTTTCACTGTGGAGTAGCTTGAAAAGGACTGTAGCTGAAAATCAAGTGACCGTCATAACTTatttacattatagtcatttagcagacttaacttatccagagccactaacaGTTAGTGACCGTCATAACTTatttacattatagtcatttagcagacttaacttatccagagccactaacaGTTAGTGACCGTCATAACTTatttacattatagtcatttagcagacttaacttatccagagccactaacaGTTAGTGACCGTCATAACTTatttacattatagtcatttagcagacgctcttatccagttagtgagtgtcataacttatttacattatagtcatttagcagacgctcttatccagagccacttacagttagtgagtcatttagcagacgctcttatccagagccacttacagttagtgactgtcataacttatttacattttagtcatttagcagacgctcttatccagagccacttacagttagtgaccgtcataacttatttacattatagtcaattagcagacgctcttatccagagccactaacagttagtgagtcatttagcagatgctcttatccagagccacttacagttagtgagtcatttagcagacgctcttatccagagccactaacagttagtgagtcatttagcagacgctcttatccagagccacttacagttagtgaccgtcataacttatttacattatagtcaattagcagacgctcttatccagagccactaacagttagtgagtcatttagcagaacgctcttatccagagccactaacagttagtgagtcatttagcagacgctcttatccagagccacttacagttagtgagtcatttagcagacgctcttatccagagccacttacagttagtgagtcatttagcagacgctcttatccagagccacttacagttagtgggtcatttagcagacgctcttatccagagccacttacagttagagagtcatttagcagacgctcttatccagagcgacttacagttagtgagtcatttagcagatgctcttatccagagccacttacagttagtgagtcatttagcagacgctcttatccagagccactacagttaGTGACTGTCataacttatttacattttagtcatttagcagacgctcttatccagagccacttacagttagtgagtgcatacattttttatactggtcccctgtgggaatcgaacccacaaccctggcattgcaaacgccatgctctaccaactgagctacatatccctgccggccattccctcccctaccctggacgacgctgggcaaattgtgcgccgccccatgggtctcccggtcgcggccggctacgacagagcctggattcgaaccaggatctctagtgtcttagaccactgcgccactttgtATTTTTAGCCTAGAATCATCCACTATAATACTAATGTGAAAAGAATAAGACTAAATAAGGCTATTGTTGTTCACTTGACTGTCTTATTAAGACAATTGTCAAAAAAGTTTGTAAAAGCATTTAAACATTCATTACAGACGTCAATTGTTGTacaacatcatgggtaagctctggGCATCAACTTTTACCTCAAAAAATAAAACTGTGGATATCTGTTATTGTGGgcctttaaccatctgtctgactttgttgttcacacaggagagagacgtgactatcgtgGATCTTCTGGGGagtctcaacaacatcatgatactgacgaggcagagaaaagtctctccagatcagaacacctcaagaaacaccagcagagacccACAGGGAAGAAAACTCACCaatgctctgactgtgggaagagtttcacctCTTCATCAGATCTTAAAATACACCGTAGaatccacacaggagagaaaccttatagctgctcCGACTGTGGAAGGAGTTTTACCACACTAAGCCAGATGACATCTCATCGGAGAACACACACGGGAGAAAAGCCTTTCAGTTGTGATCgatgtgggaagagctttgctcaGTCAGGCAACCTGACAattcaccagagaacacacacaggtgagaagccttaccactgctctgactgtagaATGAGTTTTACTACCTCGGGTGGACTgatatcacaccagagaacacacacaggagatcagtgtgggaagagctttgctgcCGCAAGGAACCTGATAGTTCACCCGAGAGAACACACAGCTGCTCTGACTGTCCACCAGAGAATCCACACTGGAGTGAAACcataccactgctcagactgtgggatgagttttactacctcaaatggactgatatcacaccagagaatccacactggagagaaactataccactgctcagactgtgggttGAGTTTTACTGGGTTAGACAAACTGACTATGCACCAGCGAGTACACACGGAGAGGACTTACAGCTGTGACcaatgtgggaagagctttgctgcAGCAACAAACCTGATagttcaccagagaacacacacgggagagaaaccttacagctgtgaccaatgtgggaagagattcactcagtcggCACACCTGGCTGtccaccagagaacacacacgggAGAgcagccttatagctgtgatcaatgtgggaaaagTTTTGCTTTGCCAGGAAACCTGACCgtacacaagagaacacacactggagaaaagcctTACAGCTGTGATGTATGTGAGGATAGTTTTGCCACCTGGACAGCCCTGGCTACCCACAAACGAATCCACACAGGTGAGAAACCATACCACTGCTccgactgtggaatgagctttaCTTCCTCGAGCGACCTGAGAAGACACCAGAGAacccacacaggagagaaaccttacagctgtgatcagtgtgggaagagctttatTCGATCAGACTCCCTGGCAAAACACAAGAAAATACACGCAGGAGAGCCACAGAGTGTAgaatgatctccaacaccagacctgggtagtagaacacagagtgtggaatgatctccaacaccagacctgggtagtagaacacagagtgtggaatgatctccaacaccagacctgggtagtagaacacagagtgtggaatgatctccaacaccagacctgggtagtagaacacagagtgtggaattATCTTTTTTTGTGATAACTGTTGATGTTGTAGTGTGTGTTCAACTTGTTTCACTTTACAGTATTTAAAAAATCCTACCACTTTTGACTGCTTTGTAAATGATCAAACATTTATAGAAGGAGCATCAGGACAATGAATTGAATGCGTGTTGATTTAGTTGGAGACCCTAGAAGCATTCCACAGATGTTGCTGTATTTAACATAAGAATGAGTTTCTAATATCATGTGGCCAGGCGGCTCCAGGTTTTCACTGACGTTGCTCTCCAAAAGCCTGAGGAAGTTTGCTCATGTTGGAAAAGTAGGTAGGTATGACAGCAGCCTGATGACCTGTTTGCTGCCGGCTGATTGGCTGAGAGTATACGCCATTTCCCCAAAACAACTACCCTTTCCCATCCCTCTTCAGAAGCACAGAATATCCAGAGACCCTGGAGAGGGGTGGCGTCTTTATTTTCCagaatgttcctgaatggtccagtctcagtcctgacttaaatctgccTGAAAATCAGAGACGAGGTTTAACATAAATTTAAATAACAAGGCTGTCCATCATTTCCCAAATTTACTGAGCAACTGTCAACAAAAACAATGAATTATATGAGTTGTGCGAGGTTGGTAGAATATTATTCAAAATGATGTATGGttgagtcccgtgtagctcagtttgggtagagcgtggcgtttgcagcgccagggttgtgggttcgtttcccacggggggcagtatgaaaaaatgtatgcactcactgactgtaagtcgctctggataagagcgtctgctaaaatgactaaaatgtaaaatgcaatGGCTGCCAAATGATGTATGGTTGTAATGGTGCCAAAGGTGCCAAGTATTAGCTAAGGGGGGTGGAGACTTCAATCAAATTAGatttttttcatttaaaaaactaaacaatGTGTAGATCTGCaggaatgtacagttgaagtctgaggtTTACATcctcttaggttggagtcattaaaactcgttttttcaaccactccacaaatttcttgttaacaaactatagttttggcaagtgggttaggacatctactttgtgcgtgacacaagtaatttttccaacaattgattacagacagattatttaacttataattcactgtatcacaattccagtggggcagaagtttacatacactaagttgactgtgcctttaaacagattgaaaaattccagaaaatgatgtcacggctttagaagcttctgataggctaatttacatcatttgagtcaattgaggtgtatctgtggatgtatttcaaggcctaccttcaaactcagtgcctctttgcttgacatcatgggaaaatcaaaagaaatcagccaagacctcagaaaaaatattgtagacctccacaagtctggttcatctttgggagcaatttccaaaagcctgaaggtaccacgttcatttgtacaaacaatagtacgcaagtataaacaccatgggaccacgcagccgtcataccactcaggaaggagatgcgttctgtctcctagagatgaacgtactttggtgcgaaaagtgcaaatcaatcccagaacaacagcaaaggaccttatgaagatgctggaggaaacaggtacaaaagtatctatatccacagaaaaacaagtcctatatcgacataacctgaaaggccgctcagcaaggaagaagccactgctccaaaactgccataaaaaagccagacta comes from the Coregonus clupeaformis isolate EN_2021a unplaced genomic scaffold, ASM2061545v1 scaf1024, whole genome shotgun sequence genome and includes:
- the LOC123486137 gene encoding zinc finger protein 271-like — encoded protein: MGERRDYRGSSGESQQHHDTDEAEKSLSRSEHLKKHQQRPTGKKTHQCSDCGKSFTSSSDLKIHRRIHTGEKPYSCSDCGRSFTTLSQMTSHRRTHTGEKPFSCDRCGKSFAQSGNLTIHQRTHTGEKPYHCSDCRMSFTTSGGLISHQRTHTGDQCGKSFAAARNLIVHPREHTAALTVHQRIHTGVKPYHCSDCGMSFTTSNGLISHQRIHTGEKLYHCSDCGLSFTGLDKLTMHQRVHTERTYSCDQCGKSFAAATNLIVHQRTHTGEKPYSCDQCGKRFTQSAHLAVHQRTHTGEQPYSCDQCGKSFALPGNLTVHKRTHTGEKPYSCDVCEDSFATWTALATHKRIHTGEKPYHCSDCGMSFTSSSDLRRHQRTHTGEKPYSCDQCGKSFIRSDSLAKHKKIHAGEPQSVE